The Bdellovibrio sp. ZAP7 DNA segment CCGAAGCAAATTCCTCATAGCGATCTTTGTATTCGGCGATCATGATGTGATCACACTCCACACGAGCGTCATACATATTTAAAGAAAGAACACGGCCTTCGCCGGTAACGGCAGCATCTTTACTTAAGAGCAACGGATAAAACTGGGCCGCCCAGAAAAGAAGAACCACAGTGACCAGGGCCCAGTGCGTTTCTTGATTTTTAACTTGAGCCTTGCTGGAAGCTTCTCCCCAAATCCAGCTCAAAGGAAAGATCGGAAGCAAGCATGACATTGTCGTCGGATAATAATAGCCGACCCAATACCAAGACGAGGCATGGAATAAAATAAAAAAACCGAAAACTGTCCAGGCCATCCAGGAACGACGCCCCAGCAAGAACCAGCTTAAGCCGACTTCCAGATAAATAACCGCCGAGCAGGCAATGACCACCAGCCACGAGGGCCAAGTGCCAACATCATAAATTGCTCCACCGGTCATCCATTCCAAATTGCGCAGCTTCAGCAAACCGGCCGCGCAATAGAAAGTCACGATCAGAACTTTTATGAAAATTTCTTTACGAGGAAAAAATAGATAAACGATACCGATGATGAACGGCATGTAGTGATAGTTCCCCATCAAACGATAATCGATCAGCAAGAACCCATACTTCACCAGGAACAGTGCGATCAGTCCAAAATAAGCGATCCGTGCTCGCCCCTTCAACATCAGTACGAAAATAGCAATGGCCAAACCTAAGTAGGCCCATAAAGACACCATCGCAGCGGTTCTATTAGGAAATCTCCAGAAGGAGCAGTCTTCCATAAAAGACCAGCACAACGGTGACGGCGCACTGTTCATGTAAAAATCAAAAGCCACGTTGTGATTCCAAAAATAGAAAGTCAGGAAATGAACGACCACCAGAAAAAATCCATAGATGCGCAAAACACGGCTTTGCTGAATTTCTTCGATTTGGCGGTTAAGATAGTTCAAAATCATTTACTTGCCTGGTAGGTCCCGGATTGTTGTTTCGTTGGTGCGCCTGTGCAGTTTTCAAATGTGGTGCCGACCAGAACAACTTTGTTCCAATCGATATTTTCAAACTTACAATTTTTAAACTTGGAGAAAATAATGCTCGCACCTTTCAACTTCACCCCGTCCCAATGGACATTTTCCAAGGTGACACTGTCCATTTGTATGGCGCGGGCATCGACATCTGTAAAGCGCACGTCTTTTAAAACGGATTGTCTAAAGTGCGCGCCACGCAAGTCGACGTGGGAAAGATTCACGTCGTTAAAGCGATAGTCCGTAAAATAAGCACGGGTAAATTCACTGTGCTTGATATTCAAACTATCCCAACTGCCATGCAGGAAGTTTACATTCCCCGTTTTTAAAGTTTCGATATTTTGATCTTTGAAGTTTTCTTCGAACAAAGTGACTCGACCGAACTCTCCACCACTGCGAAATTTTTCAACGATTTCATGAGGTGCTTTCAGGCGATCTTCGGGAGCACAAAACGCATCGGCCCACACCACTTGCGATGTGAAATTCAAAACACAGACGGCTAGCAATGAAAGCGACCGGATCATGTATTCCCCCGCAAAACATTTTATGCCATTTCACAGGGCGAAAGAATGACTTTTCCAAATATCGGGGGTGGAGTCCAGTTGAAATCTCAGACTGAAACGATTAGATAAACAAAGGTTAATAGGGAGTAATGATTTGGCAGCTAAGCCACGACTTTAATCGCGATAAATACGGCCACTCCGGCCAGGATCAGAAGGCCTGCCATAAAGGCAAGGTCTGCGATTTTCTCCAAAGCACGATACTTTGCCGAACGCAGACTCGCATAAGAGCAAACACATGAAATCAAGAAAACCACAATCGTCACCGCCGTGCACTCATCCAGAACGGTTGCTTCTGCTTTATCCATAAAATGCGCCATGGAAAAAATAAGAAAACAAATTCCCAGCAGATTCGCCGAGGTTGGCAAGATGTGATTGGCTAAAGATTCTTTAGTGTTATTTAAGTCGCTCATGGAGAGCGCATGAAGGTCTTCCACGTGCCTTCTTCAGTACGTTGATATATGAATCGTTCATGCAAACGACCATTGTGGCCGAACCAGAATTCGATTTCAGTTGGAATCACCAACCACCCGCCCCAATGAGGTGGACGAGGCACCGGTTGTCCTTCAAACTGTTTTTCATACTCTTGCACACGACGGGCGAGATGACCATAGTCTGGGATTTCTTCGCTTTGATTAGAAGCCCAAGCGCCGATTTGACTTAAGCGAGCGCGAGTTTTCCAGTAAGCATCGCTTTCTTCGGGATTTACCTTTACAGCCATTCCCGTCACGCGCACTTGTTGCCAGATTGCCGGCCAATAAAAATTCAAGCACACATTCGGGTTGTCCTCGATATCAAGGCCCTTGTGGCTATGGTAGTTCCCAAAAAAAACAAAACCCTCTGGAGTCCTGTCCTTCAAATAGACAATTCTCACAGAGGGAATGCCCCTATCATCCACAGTCGCAACTGACATCGCATTTGCTTCTGGGATTTGTTTTTCGATCGCCTCCTTAAGAAGGCGATCAAAATGAAGATAAGGGTCCATAGTTAGATCAAACATCGTTACTATTTTTTTGCTTTTGCAGCCGGTTTTTCAGCTTTAACGATATCCATCAATTCAACTTCGAAAACTAGAACTGAATTTGGTGGGATACCTGGGCGGCCTGAAGGACCGTAAGCAAGTTCTGGTGGGATGAAAAGTTTAGCTTTAGAGCCAACTTTCATCAATTGAAGAGCTTCTGTCCAACCTGGAATTACGCCACCAACTGGGAATTCAGCTGGTTGACCACGGTCGTATGAAGAATCGAATTGTTCGCCGTTCGTCAAAGTACCTTTGTAGTGTACTTTTACTACGTCTTCTTTTTTAGGTTGAGCGCCCGTGCCTTCTTTTTCGATGATGTACTGAAGACCAGATGCAGTTGTTTTTACACCGGCTGCAGTTTTGTTCTTCTCAAGATAGTCTTTACCAGCTTTAGCGTTTGTTTCAGCAGCTTCCTGCTGTTTTTTCATCGCCATTTCTTGAAGTTTCATCATCGCTGCTTGCATGTCTTCTTTAGTCATTTCGTTTTTGCCAGCAGAAGCATCTTTCAAAGCCTGCGCCAAAGCGTCAGAATCGAAATCGATGTTTTGTTGTTTCAAGTTGCCACCGATTTGTTGACCAATAGCGTATGACGCTTTTTTGATATCAGTGTCCAACTTTACTTTTCTAGTGCAGGCAGTAGATGCAGCAAGTGCAACAACAAGGCCTCCAAGTACTAACTTATTCATTCTATCTCCCCATTCAAGGTTGTTTATTTTCACAGACCACATATCTTGCGCTGATTTACGAGAATTTCAAACAGATGATGCGCGCTGACACGCGCGTTCTTTCGATAATGTAAGTTTGGCAGCACAATAAGCGCGCAGTTAGAGTGGATTTAGGAAGTCTTCAGATATTGCGCCGTACAGGGTTTTGAAATTTACGGGTTTGGCGATGAAACGCAGTGATCCCTGATCTTCGTTCCCTTTGCGGGAGTATGGTGCACTCATCTCGGTGCAGATATAAATTTTTACACGGGGAAACTTTTTTTGAACGACTTTAAGTAAAGCAAGCTCGTCCATATCGGGAGCGGTGACTTTGGAGATCACCAATAGCACTGGTGAACTGCCGAAATCTTGTAGCTGCTTGATACATTCTTGGGCATTTGCTGCGAGATGAAAATTGAAGTTCAGCGCAGAATTATTCTGCGACATCTCCTGTTTAAACAAATCCAGGAGTGCTGGTTCGTCATCTACGAACAACACATGAACCATCTAATCTACACTCCGACTTTCCAATGAAATTATGGCCTTGCATGACCCATTACAAAAGTGTGCTCTGCGTTGCGTAAATCAGCAAGCGTTTCTTACGATTTATGATTCTTAACTTCGAAAAAACTTGGGAAAATACAGATATTTGACTCCCCTGACTAGATTTAAAAGAGGGCCTGTCAAGCGCCCGTCCCAACCTGAGAAATTCGTCATGTCTGATTGCCTCAAAAGGACAAATCCCTGCACAATAAGACTAAAGGAACTCATATTATGCTCAGCCTGCTTTTACTGTTCAGTTTAGCAAATCCATCCTATGCACAGTCCAAAATCAAGAAACCCAACACCAATATTTATGAAGCAGAACCCTCTGAGGAAAAGCCCAAAGCTTTCTCGGCGAAAGTGCGCGTGGTTCGGGATATTTCTGACGAAGTGGAAGTGTTCTTTGATTCGGATGAAGCCCGCGGAGCTTACACTTTGCCACGCAAAATTTCTGGCTATGCAACGGTGTTAAAAACATTGCAGGACTCCGAGAAACCAGGCGGTCCGCCAGTGGCGGTTACAGCAGACTCGGAGAAAAGAATTCTGAGTGTGGAAAAAGGAGCTTCCAGTTCCGGCTCGGGTTCAGGTTACAAAAAGAAGAGCCAATACGATCCCGGTGAAATTCCTGACATCTAGCATTACCCTTACTTGCCATCCCAGAGGACAAGTGAGACTTTTTCTCTCATGCGAATTCTTGTCGTTGAAGATCAAGTTAAAATGGCTAACTTCCTGAAAAAGGGATTGAACGAAGTTGGATATGCCGTCGACATCGCGGAAAGCGGTACGTCGGCGGAGTCCTACATGGCTCAAGGCGATTATGACTTGGTGATTTTGGATGTCATGCTGCCCGATCAAAACGGTATCGATACAGCCCGACATCTTCGTCGCGACGGATACGCGGGTCCCATTCTGATGGTCACCGCTCTTTCGACAACCAAAGATAAAGTCAACGGCCTGGATGCCGGCGCCGATGACTATCTGACCAAGCCCTACTCCTTTGATGAGCTTCATGCCCGCGTTCGCGCCTTACTTCGTCGCAAAGGCTCAACCAATGGTGGAGCTGCCATCACTAATATTTTAAAATATGCCGACCTGGAGTTGGATCTTTTGCAGCGCAAAGTGCGCAGATCCGGCCAGGAAATTTCCCTGACCACGAAAGAGTTTGCGCTCTTGGAATACTTCATGCGCAATCCGGAACGTCCTTTGGGCCGTGTCTCAATAGCGGAGCACGTCTGGGATATTCACTTTGATTCCGAATCCAACGTAATCGATGTGTATATCAATCTTTTGCGCAAAAAAGTCGATGCCCCCTTCAACAAAAGACTCATTCACACCGTGGTAGGGACTGGCTATGTTCTTAAAGAGTCTCCGTAAGTTTTTTGCAAACTTAAGTCTGCGGGTGCGCCTTTCTTTGATTTTCGTGGTGTTCTTTGGAGCCACGACAATCCTGTTCAATATGTTTATCTTTAAAATGTCGATCGATAACCTTCAGCAGGATTTCGACGATGCTCTTTTCAACTATTCCGTCGATGTTTCGGAGGGGGTTGAAATTGGGGTTAAAGGCGATTTGAACTTTCCACCTTTGCGCTTGGACCATGGTAAAATCCTGCCGTTCCCCTTGGGAACGGCGTTGATTCAAGTTCGTCACAGCTCGGGAGCGGTTCTGGCCCGCGTGGGAAATTTCGGCGAGTTCAATCCTCCCTATAAAAAAGATTTCGAACGCATTTGGGCTGGTGAAGAAGCCACCTATCGCACGATCGAACACATTCACAATATCCCTTCAGCCGAAGCCGATTCGTATCGTCTGATTTCTTTTCCTTTGGATAACGTCGCAAAACCGCAGCTGTTACTGCAAATTGCCGTGCCGATGACCTTGTTGGAAACACAGATCAGCAAACGTCTAACTCTTTTAGAAGTTGGTATTCCCATCGTCCTGTTATTCGCGACTTTGGGTGGTTTGTTCCTTTCTGCACGCGCGTTGGCGCCGGTGAACCATATGATCGACATCGCTAAAAAAATCAAAGCCAGCGAGCTGTCCAGTCGCGTTCCGATTCCGGCAGCGAATGATGAAATTAAAAAACTTGCTTTAACTTTAAATGAAATGCTGGATCGTATTGAACAGGCCTTTCAATCCCAGGAACGATTCGTTGCCGATGCTTCCCATCAGCTTCTGACGCCTCTAACGATCATGCGCCAGGAAATTGAGCTTTTAAAATCGCAAAAGCAAATTGACGTGGATCAATACACTCGCAGTGCTTTGCAAGAAGTCGACAGCCTTGCCAATATCGTTCAAGAAATGTTGCTTTTGGCTCGTGCGGATGCGGGCTTGGGTGCGTTGAGTCTGCAGGAAATTTCCCTGGAAGAATTGGTTTTTGAAGCCCTCACCCGCTGTGAAAAGCTTGCAAACTCCAAAGGCATCAAACTTAAATTCAACATTAACAATGAGTCCAAAGCTGATCGCAAATCCGTTCGTGGCGATAAAGATCTGCTGGAAAATTTAGTTTTTAATATCATTGAAAATGCGATCAAATACTCTCCCAACAACGAAGTGGTTACCATCACGCTGGTTTGGAAAGATGATGTCAGCCAACTCTTTGTCCAAGATAATGGTCCAGGAATTCCTGATGATAAATTACCTTTCATCTTTGAACGCTTTTCTCGCGGAGCGGCCGTTGAAAATCGCGTCAAAGGATTCGGCTTAGGTCTAGCAATCGCACAAAAGATCGCGAATCTGCACGAAGCAAAGCTTAGTGCTGGCAACAATGAGAGAAACGGCGCGATATTTTCATTCGAAATTAAAAACATTTAATCTGTTTTTAATCATGGTTTTAACTCCCTTTGCTACGCTGATCATGTTTCCGATTAAGGAAAACATTAAGAACCACTTGGAGGTTTTATGAAATTGGTATCTCTAGTATT contains these protein-coding regions:
- a CDS encoding pentapeptide repeat-containing protein is translated as MIRSLSLLAVCVLNFTSQVVWADAFCAPEDRLKAPHEIVEKFRSGGEFGRVTLFEENFKDQNIETLKTGNVNFLHGSWDSLNIKHSEFTRAYFTDYRFNDVNLSHVDLRGAHFRQSVLKDVRFTDVDARAIQMDSVTLENVHWDGVKLKGASIIFSKFKNCKFENIDWNKVVLVGTTFENCTGAPTKQQSGTYQASK
- the pdxH gene encoding pyridoxamine 5'-phosphate oxidase, whose product is MFDLTMDPYLHFDRLLKEAIEKQIPEANAMSVATVDDRGIPSVRIVYLKDRTPEGFVFFGNYHSHKGLDIEDNPNVCLNFYWPAIWQQVRVTGMAVKVNPEESDAYWKTRARLSQIGAWASNQSEEIPDYGHLARRVQEYEKQFEGQPVPRPPHWGGWLVIPTEIEFWFGHNGRLHERFIYQRTEEGTWKTFMRSP
- a CDS encoding FKBP-type peptidyl-prolyl cis-trans isomerase is translated as MNKLVLGGLVVALAASTACTRKVKLDTDIKKASYAIGQQIGGNLKQQNIDFDSDALAQALKDASAGKNEMTKEDMQAAMMKLQEMAMKKQQEAAETNAKAGKDYLEKNKTAAGVKTTASGLQYIIEKEGTGAQPKKEDVVKVHYKGTLTNGEQFDSSYDRGQPAEFPVGGVIPGWTEALQLMKVGSKAKLFIPPELAYGPSGRPGIPPNSVLVFEVELMDIVKAEKPAAKAKK
- a CDS encoding response regulator; protein product: MVHVLFVDDEPALLDLFKQEMSQNNSALNFNFHLAANAQECIKQLQDFGSSPVLLVISKVTAPDMDELALLKVVQKKFPRVKIYICTEMSAPYSRKGNEDQGSLRFIAKPVNFKTLYGAISEDFLNPL
- a CDS encoding response regulator transcription factor, with amino-acid sequence MRILVVEDQVKMANFLKKGLNEVGYAVDIAESGTSAESYMAQGDYDLVILDVMLPDQNGIDTARHLRRDGYAGPILMVTALSTTKDKVNGLDAGADDYLTKPYSFDELHARVRALLRRKGSTNGGAAITNILKYADLELDLLQRKVRRSGQEISLTTKEFALLEYFMRNPERPLGRVSIAEHVWDIHFDSESNVIDVYINLLRKKVDAPFNKRLIHTVVGTGYVLKESP
- a CDS encoding HAMP domain-containing sensor histidine kinase is translated as MFLKSLRKFFANLSLRVRLSLIFVVFFGATTILFNMFIFKMSIDNLQQDFDDALFNYSVDVSEGVEIGVKGDLNFPPLRLDHGKILPFPLGTALIQVRHSSGAVLARVGNFGEFNPPYKKDFERIWAGEEATYRTIEHIHNIPSAEADSYRLISFPLDNVAKPQLLLQIAVPMTLLETQISKRLTLLEVGIPIVLLFATLGGLFLSARALAPVNHMIDIAKKIKASELSSRVPIPAANDEIKKLALTLNEMLDRIEQAFQSQERFVADASHQLLTPLTIMRQEIELLKSQKQIDVDQYTRSALQEVDSLANIVQEMLLLARADAGLGALSLQEISLEELVFEALTRCEKLANSKGIKLKFNINNESKADRKSVRGDKDLLENLVFNIIENAIKYSPNNEVVTITLVWKDDVSQLFVQDNGPGIPDDKLPFIFERFSRGAAVENRVKGFGLGLAIAQKIANLHEAKLSAGNNERNGAIFSFEIKNI